From the genome of Papilio machaon chromosome 1, ilPapMach1.1, whole genome shotgun sequence:
CCCATAGGGTAACAAATAAAGTCAATGACGTCTGGATAACTTTAGATAGGATTAGACTTACTATAATCTCTCGCATAACTCTATTGTCATCTTCTACCTTTTAGATAAAggcaatgtttataaatttgtcaTCTAATTCCTACAGTCTTTCCGAacattccttataagaaaaatgcgGGAAgagaaaatactaaaatatggCTTCTGGCGCACACATACATCAGACGAAACTCGGAATTACTTCAAGTCTGTCTTTTGTGTGATCGTGGTGTTACATCGATATAGCGGCCATTTGTAACCCAATGCTGATACGCactctattaatttttattattttgttgttcgTTAGCGGCCGTTTCTATCTTTTTGGCTGTTTAAGGTCACCTTCGCGAAGCGCATTGTCCTTCTCCTAAAAAAGCATGCCTTTTACGCCTTGCTATATCTAAAAATTGTATTCTACGCAACTCGTAACAAGTTCCGAGTAACCTAGAAATTTGAAAACACACATACTTATGATACAAATtgtggaattacttccattgTACACTGGTTATGTAGTAACTTGCCTGCAGCGCCGTGTGGCCGCCGTATACACCGTTGACGTCAGCGCGTGCGCCGTCACTGCGCGCCAGTATGTCAGCGCAGCGCGCCGCGTCCCCGTTGGCCGCCGCCTTCACCAGCTCCTCGTTCGCGTCACCCGTCACATGAGACTCGAACAGTTTCTTCAAAAGCACTGATAGACGATCACCTACAGCAGTCattatcaaacttatttcttttaccgtcccctttgaaaatcaattgtTTTTCAGCGCcccctattttttattcgatcttaaaacttaaaaaccacaatttcattattttaattaatttcaacgcccccattttttttgggCTCCTTAACGCCCCCCTCTAGGTTttaaacgcccccaagggggcgttatcgcccactttgaaAAACACTGACCTacactataaatattaactcaTACACAATACTTCTTGAGCTCTTTCGTATAACTACCTATAGAAGTATAATTATTTCCAGAAGAATGctgaactagctgtcgcccgcgactccgtccgcacggaattaaaaaaaaactaaatgcgtagcctatgtgttcttccagattatgttctatatctgtgccaaatttcatcgacattTATTGAGCCGTTGtacagataccttcaaacatccatccatctaaacattcgcatttataatattagtaaaataaagtaacacTAGTAACATTAGAGGAACgtcaaattcaataaatttaaacgacGGCCATTAcactaaaattttgttttttttgtgaaaattgtgaaattgagcataaaatatagatttgtGTCAATTGTACCTGAAGAATTTCCATGGACGCTGCCATCGGACGAGAAGACCTTTGTAACAGCATTAGGGTTGTAAGTCCACGAGGTGTTGCACACCTCCACTTTAAGATCGTTGTCGTGATAAATCTGTTGGACACGTCCTATCTTACCGAGGGTCTGTAACAAACgatccaattttaaaaataaataaaaaaaacatggtttattaaacaaaacaaattacacttacaaaagatatcaattaaagagaaagaaaaaaataattccgtTAACTGTCTGCATATTGCTAACATGTATTTGATAGCCTTCTTCCACTAAACGACGAACCTCACCGGACCGTGCGCAGCTGTGTGTAAAATGGAATGGCAATGGAAAACACTTAGTGGAAAAAAGGAGTCAAGGAGTAGATACATACAGGTGCCATAGCCTCGGCCCACTCGCCATGTCCACGCTGCAGAGCCTTGACACGCTCCTGGTCTGCGCAGACCTCCACCAGGTCGCCCACCGCGAACGCCGCGCCCGCGCTGCTGCTGGCGCCGGCGCCCCCCACACCTCCCACACTCCCAGATGTAGACGCACTCAGGTTACCGCTGCACACCTACACGTGCAGGTAACGCAACttcttaatagttttttttttatatttagtacaaaatttcaaataattttgacaacATCCGTCTGCATTGAagactattaaaatataaaaatcttgttttaACGAACCTGTTGGTTAGTAAATGCACGAAAATTTCTGAGgatactaaatattattataaattaatttttaaatctgactctaagaatgttttataaaatctttttttatttagttggtTAGACTGGTTATAAGGTCATCGACAGTATGCGAGGGTCGGCGCGAAATGCATAGTAAATATGAGTAAACATTAATTACCTTAGTCAAGACAGCAGGATTGAAAGTCCAACGATTGCCGCTGGGATATGTGACCACTATATCGTGGTCCTCATCAATACCGCTGACAGTGCCGGTGGTGCTGAGGCACTCGAACATGCCGTCCGTCCAGCCGCCGTGCCCGTGCTGCAGCGATTGCACTATCTCCAGGTCTAAGTCCACATTCACCtgcaaataatttcaaatgaaaacggtaggaataaaatacttaatagcTTCATATTAATCAAGTCtccaacattttattttgtcggCAGACTGTCggtcttttatatttacaaagttttacCGAAAGAGGAAAAAAGGTTCGACCAGTGACGTACTACAACCAAGCAAAAGACCGGCTTGAGGTGatagcaattccgcgtttcatcaAAGGAGTGTGCGTGCGGCAGCCCTTATTATACTCCTTTCTCCCATCCTATCCATTTCTTAGAAGAAGACGATAGGAAGGTGAACAGGATTAGGtggaggaggggacgtatGGGAAGGGaacaaatactttttctgtgcgtctccttgtTTATCTATTAAAGGTGAAtgacacatctgcaattgtggatgtctatggagtGCATAATGAAGAGCGACTAAGAGTAGTAACAacacataacaaataaataaatacaaaataataaacaataataacaacatataTTGTTTGGTATTCTATGAGTGAAACTACATAACAAAGGATAAGATAATAATTCCGTATTTTTAACTCTAAAAACTATTATggagtattatattttagatgcaattatttactaaaacatatttaccaGGTCTCCAACTTGCAAGCCATGAGGCCCAGTACGGCCGGGACCAAGTTCTCCCAGAAGAGGCAAATGCTCCTTATAAACATTCTGACCTTTTACATCATTTACTACctgaaatcaaaattatgCAATATGCATCACTctgaacttaaaaattattttaaatattgaaataaaaattaacattttatccaACCTTCAGATCTGCCATTCCTTCGAAACCAACTCTGTATAAATTCTTAGCTCCATTATCCCATACTACGTAGGCCGCAGAACGTGGACTGGCTGCGGACCAATCTTGGATCTCATTGACTTTACCACGTCTGCCATTTCCACCATCTTGATCCTCCCATTGCCAATCAACCTTTAAGGCATCcatttaaattgtacattcattaatctttttataaagCTATCAAGTAACATttctattgtaaattattattttttttaaataccttacTCAACTTACgaagtgttaaaatattttccacagattgcatttattaaaataaaaaaatataatttcaaatcaaatattaaataaaaattctttcattacCCCTCTAACAACTCTTGCACCAGGAAATATACCTCGGACAGcattctttttacttttacgcCGAGGTTCAACTAGACATCGCTGGCTTCCCGGTGCACTAATGCGGTAGAATCTGTGACGTAAATGATGCTTGTCACCATGATAGCAAACAGAACAAAGATCGTAATTGCTACATTCAGCACATTTCCAACGAATACctgaaaagtaaattaaaaaccttgaCTTAAAATTTCCAATTAGAATGAATAAActaactagaaaaaaaaatgtatggatgttgatttatacatataaaataaagtggaaatatgtatttttataaattttatataatttttacaagtgCATCTTGAGTTTTGATAGAATTTTCAACAGCAAGTAAAAGGGACTAAAAAACAGCacttgtttttattctgtttatttatttattatttattatatcagaTATAATGATTTGGTTCTTGAACTTATGACTGAAATGGAATACTTGGATATAAGAGAAAGTTGTAAGTactataaagtaaacaaacacAAATAGAACATGTACAAATTTAACCTTACCAAATATAGGTTGCTGCCTGCAAGTATCACACATAGTGCCTTCATGTTTTACTCCAGTTGGTGCACTATCTAAAATACGTAAGTCGTAAGCTCCGGAACACCTATAATTTGCTGCAGTGCCATTATCCCACACTACAACTACTTCTTCAGGGGACTCGAAATTTCTAACAGTGCCCACATGGCCATCTCCTCCATCCTGCAACGTCCAGTTTTATAAAGTGTATTGTGAAAGAtactattaaaagttttaaatattaataatatcgtTATTAACTTACCTGTTTGCCCCACTTCCAATCTGGACCTCGTATTACACGGGCTCCAACACCTTCCATCATAAATCTAATAGCTCTAGATGTTGCTGACACGCTGGGGACATTCGACTCAAtggttataattttgaagacaAGTAATAACTATTAGATTAGTATATCCAGGAACTCAAATTCCTACTTCATATACTTTTTGTTGACAACAGTGGACAACAGATACTTGacagtttacttttttatagttaaactACAGTCCACATCAATGTTTGAAAAACGATGTGCTGCCACTAATGtcaatttcatgttttttttttataagttgattgtaatttgtatttttagaattttcttCATTTCACTGATGAATAACATagaactataaaaataaaataatatgcacccaaaaataattttcaacctTTCGATACTTTACGTGGACTTAAGCGTTAAACATTTATGTCTTCTAAAAAATCAAGCTGTCATTTGAACTGACATTGacattaacaattatttgtaaaagttaaaaatactgCAGTGCTTtgcataatttataaacatctgATATTTGattgcatttaaattaaacttctaGAATTATTAACTTCCTAAGAAGTCCTACTGAAAATGTCTACGAATCGcaacaaatatgaaaaagcCCGACGTCGTCTTGCAGCTGtgacatttttatcaaatatatccCTGGATGGTACATTTAAAGATACAGAACTTTGCCAGTTATTAGAAAAAAGCTCCAAGGTTGACAAATGTGATGGTGGTCTGAAAAATGGCGATGTTTGTCACAATGTTGAGAAAGATATAGTGTTACGAAATAACATTCGTGGTCGTAATAAAGCGCCACAAAGTCCAGTTAATCGCATGGGAGGTGATAATCATTCTATAAGTTCTGATTCAGAGCATGGCCATACCACCCCTGTTAAAACTAGAGGCAGTCATTCGTTCAGGGAAAggtatattgtataataagattatgaaagtaaattttattaagttaaaatatttttcttgcatTCAAAAATTTTCCCATGAGTAGTtttcaatgtaattaatttatttagatgCCAGTCTGGAAGTGCAGAACACAAGGATAAGCATTCATCAATCAGGAGCCGTAAAGCACATATTCCATCTAATATTACACAAGAAGAAAAGAGCAGCACTGAAAGTCTTAGTATTGGTAATAATTCCTTtgcttatttaattacaaaattgtaatctgagtttttttttgtgtttattaaaacaattttaataacaggAAGGTTTAGAACAAGCACCACATGTATACCTGAAAATCACTATTTTTCCAAAGAAGTGAGAATAGTTCGTCCTACAAAAGGTGTTACTTTTAAAGATGAGAGACTTGCAATAGCACCAATGCAAGGTGTTCCCTGTGCTATATATAGTACAATACCATACTCTAAAACCATTCGAAGTGCAAGGTATGtccttacattattttttgcaagccctattaacatatttcttttttattttttttatcaaaaaatgatgttttaaattaattaggtaAATTCTCAGGTTATTATTATCACTTAGAagttaatctttttaattttcagagCGGACATTAGAAAAGATGGTGTCCGTAGACGTAATACATCAGGACCTAGGCCACTGTCATCAATAACTGACAATGGAGTAGATCCATTTGATCTCCTAGGTCTAGAAAGAGAAGAGCATGGTCAAGACATATCTTATTCAAAGCTATTAGTGCCTTCACGAGTATGTACAAGAGATCAATATCGTAAAATTTATGACGGAGATATCGGGGACAAAACATCATGGAAGTTACTAAATCGTCACCCTCATGTTATAGCTAGGTAAGTTTAATCATATCATAATGAACCTATTTATATTCACCACATAGAAAATGAGAAACATTTAAATGCTCACTGCTGTACTCAGATTTATCTATTAGTTTTTAAGGGAGGAGTTAATGGAAAATTAGTAAAAGAAATCTATACCACAGGGCAATGTAACTGTTAAGTAATTCTGAGTATGGCAGTTTGAAGATTACTTAAATGGTGTGATTATTGGTGTAATATGAAAGTTTACCTATAGCATAATGcatattgacaaaaaaatgttgcatGTCTCTTGGTGTCTTTTTGATTCCctttattgatgtttttatgaaaatattctgTCTGTCACATTACTATTTTCATgtgcataaaacatatcatgtAATCaacatcttatttttttattttaatgttttgctTTAGTGTGACATCACAGGCAATCACCTCATATCATtgctaacattttaaatttcaggACTAAGTTATTGACGAGGCACAAGGATAGACAATGgtaaacttaaaaacattaactagtatttctttaaaacgctgcattattataatataacaaatttaatatatgactTGGGTTGTTGGGATTTCAAtcggaaaaaattaaaaatatcagatTGCAAAAACACTTgtcatgtattaaaatataatttggtatctaataaatgctaaaaaacttcaattgaggttatgaaatttttatagaagctaaattgttgatttataacatagaataataatttaaaaaataacaaattatactGCACTATAAGTTATATGTAGCATGAATACACCTTGAATACATAACTTGTATATAGTGAGCttatatcaataatataatatttatgtatcaataaaacttttatgtacttgaaaaatataaaaccataATGTATTTGAGTATAATTTTGTGCTATAAACAACTTTTTAGAAACCACCACCAGTACACCatactttgaaattaaaagattcaCTAAACAACAAGCTtagtaattgttaattatataactttaacagtgatatttttatacgtaCTATAGCGCAGAAAACTAGCTAGTTTTTAAGAcatcgttttatttaaagattgatattttagttttaacacATTCCCTGCCACGGATCTCTTGGCTCATCAATCATAGCAGTTAATGTGTTACCTTTTAGTAATATACACAATTCATACACACAGCTCTTCTCATtgcacatttataattaaatatcctTAGTTTGCATGTTCCACTGtttctgtattttttcttaattttaaatgcaccCGCACGTTAGCTTGCATGTGGAAATTATTGTTGAATGCATGCACTTATTTATGTCTGTAGTCACAACTAACAATGCAATTATTTTAGGTGCTTTTCGTATGAGTCCTCGCAACGTCCCACGATTGCTTCGTCACCGCCGCACTCCTCTATAGAAACTAAAACGTTTGATTGGGACGAAGGAGCCATATTGTCACAAAAAATCGTAAGTTGACTTTCTCATAtgcttattttgtttacactgCGGATAatctttacaaaacaattatttaataaagcagAGATGatctaaaaaattatgatgCTTGTTTTTTAGGTTCAATATTGTCCTAACGTGTTGGACGATCCCGAGCTAATTGCGGGTAAACACAGGACTCTATTAACATTCACATCGTACATGACCTCCATTATTGATTATGTAAGACCACAGGATCTGAAGAAAGAGCTCAACGATAAGTTTAGAGAGAAATTCCCtcacattaaattaacattaagcaAACTTAGAAGGTAAGaatgtcataattattatgaaaaaattaaaaaaaaatataaaaaaattatgtttttttttttcagtataaagaaagaaatgCGAAAGATTGCAAAACACGATTGTGGTGGTATAGATTTGTTGTCTGTCGCTCAGGCGTACGTGTATTTTGAAAAACTGATTTTAGCCAATTTGATAAACAAAGACAACAGGAAATTATGCGCCGGAGCCTGTCTTTTGTTGTCTGCAAAATTAAACGACGTCAAAGGAGAAATGTTAAAAGCTTTGATAGAGgtaattattaacttttgcgtttcgaataaatttaaacaagatGATTTGAGTCTTTTTTCGTTACTTTCATCATTTTTCTGTTATTACTATTGGGTaggaaagatttttatttgactatCTAGAGTCGACTCTTccgtgtgaaataaaaaaaacttaattagtagcctatgccttcttccagactatatcctacatctatgccaaatttcagcgacaTCCGTTGAtacattctggagataccttctattatttagaataatagaagaaaagtattaaaaaaggtTTACGAAAAACTAAAGTTTTGGAGCATATTTGCAGCGTATAGAGACAACATTCCGTGTGAACCGCAAAGACCTGATGAAGTTCGAGTTCGCGGTGCTGGTGGCGCTGGAGTTCGGGCTGCACGTGCCTCCTCACGAGGTGTTCCCGCACTACCAGCGGCTGCTGCACGACTCGTGACCCTGGCCCGCGTCCGAGCCCCCGCGTCTCTGTCCGCGCGTCTGTCCGCGTCTCGCTCGTCGCCGCGCCACACTCGTCGACAATCTCAGGCACACCGCCTGGATCTagaccagggatccccaaactattttgtacaagtgaccccccttttccaaaatgaaccatTATCACAGACCCCCATGGCCAGTTTACCTACTTACttacagagtgagaattagaaatgctttaagttcgatatcgacccctttgggaatccctgatcTAGACTCTATGTTGTCTCACTTCAAAATGCTAGGCGAAAACATCTGTTACAAAAGAATATCGTCGCGTTCAGCCGCTCAACTAGGATAACTGGTAAGTCCAAActgttcattaaaaattaataatcttatcTCATTTTACAATCATggtgttgtattttaaaaaatgtagaaaagttaccaaaaataaactatttacttttattatacaagTAATGAAATGATAGCAATCCACAACTTCACTAGGGtagatagataaatataaaatatagcctTTTGCTTTCTGATCTATTAGTTACTTTTTGCTTTCTATcactgaaaaataatattatttcaaaagtttttgAGCTTACCCAAAACATGAAGTTGATCTTGATATTTCTTCAATAATctaaaattttttgttttgttatttcttaaCTTGAATTGAACATTGATTtgaaattatctttatatttctgtattaaattaactatcaTCTCTATCAAAAAAACTTGtccaaaaatgttatattcaaCTAAGGAATTAAACAATGCAAttaatatgcaaaaaaaattatagaagcTATGCATTTAaagcaatgattttttttatgtctataATGGTAATGGTGTAATACCATGACATTTTCATGACTTGGCCAAAGATCTAGTTTAaggaataagaaaaaattatttgcgtagatttaaaataatcgattGATAAGATATAAGAAAG
Proteins encoded in this window:
- the LOC106719872 gene encoding CDK5 and ABL1 enzyme substrate 2 isoform X1 is translated as MSTNRNKYEKARRRLAAVTFLSNISLDGTFKDTELCQLLEKSSKVDKCDGGLKNGDVCHNVEKDIVLRNNIRGRNKAPQSPVNRMGGDNHSISSDSEHGHTTPVKTRGSHSFRERCQSGSAEHKDKHSSIRSRKAHIPSNITQEEKSSTESLSIGRFRTSTTCIPENHYFSKEVRIVRPTKGVTFKDERLAIAPMQGVPCAIYSTIPYSKTIRSARADIRKDGVRRRNTSGPRPLSSITDNGVDPFDLLGLEREEHGQDISYSKLLVPSRVCTRDQYRKIYDGDIGDKTSWKLLNRHPHVIARTKLLTRHKDRQWCFSYESSQRPTIASSPPHSSIETKTFDWDEGAILSQKIVQYCPNVLDDPELIAGKHRTLLTFTSYMTSIIDYVRPQDLKKELNDKFREKFPHIKLTLSKLRSIKKEMRKIAKHDCGGIDLLSVAQAYVYFEKLILANLINKDNRKLCAGACLLLSAKLNDVKGEMLKALIERIETTFRVNRKDLMKFEFAVLVALEFGLHVPPHEVFPHYQRLLHDS
- the LOC106719872 gene encoding CDK5 and ABL1 enzyme substrate 2 isoform X2, which produces MSTNRNKYEKARRRLAAVTFLSNISLDGTFKDTELCQLLEKSSKVDKCDGGLKNGDVCHNVEKDIVLRNNIRGRNKAPQSPVNRMGGDNHSISSDSEHGHTTPVKTRGSHSFRERCQSGSAEHKDKHSSIRSRKAHIPSNITQEEKSSTESLSIGRFRTSTTCIPENHYFSKEVRIVRPTKGVTFKDERLAIAPMQGVPCAIYSTIPYSKTIRSARADIRKDGVRRRNTSGPRPLSSITDNGVDPFDLLGLEREEHGQDISYSKLLVPSRVCTRDQYRKIYDGDIGDKTSWKLLNRHPHVIARCFSYESSQRPTIASSPPHSSIETKTFDWDEGAILSQKIVQYCPNVLDDPELIAGKHRTLLTFTSYMTSIIDYVRPQDLKKELNDKFREKFPHIKLTLSKLRSIKKEMRKIAKHDCGGIDLLSVAQAYVYFEKLILANLINKDNRKLCAGACLLLSAKLNDVKGEMLKALIERIETTFRVNRKDLMKFEFAVLVALEFGLHVPPHEVFPHYQRLLHDS